From Solwaraspora sp. WMMD1047, the proteins below share one genomic window:
- a CDS encoding glutamate--cysteine ligase, with protein sequence MGEEVAPRTFTRQDRSRYREKVRRCLDVLAELLREERFETDRPLTGLEIELNLVDDRSAPAMRNADVLAVIADPKFQTELGQFNLEINVPPRRLAGTGLADFENEVRASLNSADGRAGTIGTHLVMIGILPTLAAGHLTADAISANARYRLLNEQIFAARGEDLEIRINAAERLVATADTITPEAACTSTQFHLQTAPAQFAAYWNAAQAIAGIQVALGANSPFLFGRKLWHETRVPLFQQATDTRPAEMKAQGVRPRVWFGERWITSVFDLFEENVRFFPALLPVCDDEDPAATLAAGGVPALSELRLHNGTVYRWNRPVYDVVRGRPHLRVENRVLPAGPTVLDAIANGAFYFGLVRQLAESDRPLWSQMSFSAAEENFHTCARNGIDAQVFWPGLGYLPVAELVLRRLLPMAADGLDRWQVAAAERDRLLGVIEGRCLTGRNGATWQLGTLRRLEEGDHLDRPEALRETLRRYLPLMHSNDPVHEWPADG encoded by the coding sequence ATGGGCGAGGAGGTCGCACCCCGCACCTTCACCCGGCAGGACCGGTCCCGGTACCGGGAGAAGGTCCGGCGCTGCCTGGACGTCCTCGCCGAACTGCTGCGGGAGGAGCGGTTCGAGACGGACCGGCCGCTGACCGGGTTGGAGATCGAACTGAATCTCGTCGACGACCGGTCGGCCCCGGCGATGCGCAACGCGGACGTGCTGGCGGTGATCGCGGACCCGAAGTTCCAGACCGAGCTGGGGCAGTTCAATCTGGAGATCAACGTGCCGCCCCGCCGGCTCGCCGGCACCGGCCTGGCCGACTTCGAGAACGAGGTACGGGCCAGCCTGAACTCGGCGGACGGACGGGCCGGGACGATCGGGACCCACCTGGTGATGATCGGTATCCTGCCGACGCTGGCCGCCGGCCATCTCACCGCCGACGCCATCTCGGCGAACGCCCGCTACCGGCTGCTCAACGAACAGATCTTCGCCGCCCGGGGCGAGGACCTGGAGATCCGGATCAACGCCGCGGAACGGCTGGTGGCCACCGCCGACACCATCACCCCGGAGGCGGCCTGCACCAGCACCCAGTTCCACCTGCAGACCGCACCGGCACAGTTCGCCGCCTACTGGAACGCGGCCCAGGCCATCGCCGGGATACAGGTGGCGTTGGGCGCGAACTCGCCCTTCCTGTTCGGGCGGAAGCTCTGGCACGAAACCAGGGTCCCGCTCTTCCAGCAGGCCACCGACACCCGGCCGGCGGAGATGAAGGCGCAGGGGGTCCGGCCGCGGGTGTGGTTCGGCGAACGCTGGATCACCTCGGTCTTCGACCTCTTCGAGGAGAATGTGCGGTTCTTCCCCGCGCTGCTGCCGGTCTGCGACGACGAGGACCCGGCGGCGACGCTGGCGGCCGGCGGGGTGCCGGCGCTGTCCGAACTCCGGCTGCACAACGGCACGGTCTATCGCTGGAACCGGCCGGTCTACGACGTGGTGCGCGGCCGGCCACACCTGCGGGTGGAGAACCGGGTCCTGCCGGCCGGCCCGACCGTGCTCGACGCCATCGCCAACGGCGCCTTCTACTTCGGCCTGGTCCGCCAACTGGCCGAGTCGGACCGGCCGCTGTGGTCGCAGATGTCGTTCAGCGCGGCCGAGGAGAACTTCCACACCTGCGCCCGCAACGGCATCGACGCCCAGGTGTTCTGGCCCGGCCTGGGCTACCTACCGGTGGCCGAACTGGTGCTGCGCCGGCTGCTGCCGATGGCCGCCGACGGGCTGGACCGCTGGCAGGTGGCGGCCGCGGAACGGGACCGGCTGCTCGGCGTCATCGAGGGCCGCTGCCTGACCGGCCGCAACGGGGCGACCTGGCAGCTCGGCACGCTGCGACGGCTGGAGGAGGGCGACCACCTCGACCGGCCCGAAGCGCTGCGCGAGACGCTGCGTCGCTACCTCCCGCTGATGCACAGCAACGACCCGGTGCACGAGTGGCCGGCGGACGGCTGA
- the treZ gene encoding malto-oligosyltrehalose trehalohydrolase: MIDSAGQPPAGGGFAVWAPAARRVRLRVPGSPDRELPAADGGWWRLPAADAPAGTDYGFLLDDSDQPLPDPRSRWQPHGVHGLSRRYDHAAFEWTDQGWTGRQLAGSVLYELHVGTFTPAGTFDGVIDRLDHLVALGVDLIELLPVNAFNGEHNWGYDGVCWYAPHEPYGGPDGLKRLVDAAHARGLGVILDVVYNHFGPSGAYAPLFGPYLSERANPWGSGINLDGPHSDEVRRYIIDSVLMWLRDYHVDGLRLDAVHALADSRATPLLEELAAEVETLSTHLGRPLSLIAESDLNDPRLVTPREAGGFGLHAQWNDDAHHALHTLLTGERQGYYADFGSLQCLAEVLTGGFFHAGTWSSFRGRQHGRRIDRDRLPAHRLVAYLQNHDQIGNRATGDRISATLSPGLLRVGATLLLTAPFTPMLFMGEEWGASTPWQFFTSHPEPELAAAVASGRRREFAAHGWPAGDVPDPQDPATVQRSRLDWAELDRPAHRELLDFYRRLIALRKSRADLSDPRLDRVDVRCGDQFIVIRRGRCVVAANLAGRARRINLPEVVRSVLLATGPGVTAMRDVVELPAESAVVVAT, encoded by the coding sequence ATGATCGACTCTGCTGGGCAACCGCCCGCCGGCGGTGGGTTCGCCGTCTGGGCGCCCGCCGCCCGCCGGGTCCGGCTACGGGTGCCCGGCTCGCCCGACCGCGAGCTGCCGGCGGCCGACGGCGGCTGGTGGCGGCTACCGGCCGCGGACGCGCCGGCCGGCACCGACTACGGGTTCCTGCTCGACGACTCCGACCAGCCGCTGCCCGATCCGCGTTCGCGGTGGCAGCCGCACGGCGTACACGGCCTCAGCCGGCGCTACGACCACGCCGCCTTCGAGTGGACCGACCAGGGCTGGACCGGACGGCAGCTGGCCGGCAGCGTCCTCTACGAGCTGCACGTGGGGACGTTCACCCCGGCGGGCACCTTCGACGGGGTGATCGACCGCCTCGACCATCTGGTCGCGCTCGGCGTCGACCTGATCGAGCTGCTCCCGGTCAACGCCTTCAACGGTGAGCACAACTGGGGCTACGACGGGGTCTGCTGGTACGCCCCGCACGAGCCCTACGGCGGGCCGGACGGTTTGAAGCGCCTCGTCGACGCCGCGCACGCGCGCGGGCTGGGGGTGATCCTCGACGTCGTCTACAACCATTTCGGGCCCTCCGGGGCCTACGCGCCGCTGTTCGGGCCGTACCTGTCCGAGCGCGCCAACCCCTGGGGAAGCGGGATCAACCTCGACGGCCCGCACTCCGACGAGGTACGCCGCTACATCATCGACAGCGTGCTGATGTGGCTGCGCGACTACCACGTCGACGGGCTGCGGCTGGATGCCGTGCACGCGCTCGCCGACAGCCGGGCGACGCCGCTGCTGGAGGAGCTGGCCGCCGAGGTGGAGACCCTCTCCACCCACCTCGGCCGGCCGCTGTCCCTGATCGCCGAGTCCGACCTCAACGATCCCCGGCTGGTGACACCGCGGGAGGCGGGCGGGTTCGGCCTGCACGCGCAGTGGAACGACGACGCCCACCATGCGCTGCACACGTTGCTCACCGGCGAGCGGCAGGGCTACTACGCCGACTTCGGCAGCCTGCAGTGCCTGGCCGAGGTGCTCACCGGCGGCTTCTTCCACGCCGGAACCTGGTCCAGCTTCCGGGGCCGCCAGCACGGCCGCCGGATCGACCGGGACCGGCTGCCGGCCCACCGGCTGGTCGCGTACCTGCAGAACCACGACCAGATCGGCAACCGCGCCACCGGCGACCGGATCTCCGCCACCCTGTCGCCCGGGCTGCTGCGGGTCGGCGCGACCCTGCTGCTGACCGCGCCCTTCACCCCGATGCTGTTCATGGGGGAGGAGTGGGGGGCCAGCACCCCGTGGCAGTTCTTCACCAGCCACCCCGAGCCGGAGCTGGCCGCGGCGGTGGCCAGCGGGCGGCGGCGGGAGTTCGCCGCGCACGGCTGGCCGGCCGGCGACGTGCCCGACCCGCAGGACCCGGCCACCGTGCAGCGGTCCCGGTTGGACTGGGCCGAGCTGGACCGGCCGGCGCACCGGGAGCTGCTCGACTTCTACCGCCGCCTGATCGCGTTGCGCAAGAGCCGCGCCGACCTCTCCGATCCCCGGCTGGACCGGGTCGATGTCCGCTGCGGTGACCAGTTCATCGTGATCCGGCGGGGTCGGTGCGTGGTCGCCGCCAATCTGGCCGGCCGGGCGCGGCGGATCAACCTGCCGGAGGTGGTCCGGTCGGTGCTGCTGGCCACCGGTCCCGGGGTGACGGCGATGCGGGACGTGGTGGAGCTACCGGCCGAGTCGGCGGTGGTGGTGGCGACCTGA
- the treY gene encoding malto-oligosyltrehalose synthase, with protein sequence MARPVSASYRIQVRPDFDLDRTAEVAGYLADLGVSHLYSAPLLAATPGSAHGYDVVDHRAVNPELGGEPARRRLVAALRAAGLGLVIDIVPNHAGVAVPAANPAWWDLLRRGQDSAYATWFDIDWSRGRLVLPVLADTPDALADLRVVDGELRYHEHRFPLADGTAGPGDDPAAVHDRQHYRLVSWRCDDQLNYRRFFAVSGLAGLRVEEPAVFEATHAEPLRWFAAGEVDGIRVDHPDGLRDPAGYLARLRAAAPAAWLLVEKILEYGEELPDWPVDGTTGYDALAQVCGVFVDPAGEPELTAFDTRFTGRATSWPELTHATKLAAATRLLAAELARLTRLAPEITGAAEALAELAANFPVYRGYPPHGARQLAAARSEAGRRRPDLAGALDALAARLRDPADELAARFPQYTGAVMAKGVEDTAYYRWSRFIAGNEVGGSPAHFGVAPAEFHRAAARRAQRWPSGMTTLSTHDTKRGEDVRARLAVLAELPDRWTAAVRGWAEQAPLPDPALAHLIWQTVVGAWPISRERLHAYVEKAAREAGVSTSWTEPDVDFERAMHAMVDRIYDEPTLHESVAAFAAGITAPGWTNSLGQKLVQLAMPGVPDVYQGTELWEDSLVDPDNRRPVDFAVRRELLDRIDGGWLPPVDATGAAKLLVVSRTLRLRRDRPELFTGYRPLPVRGPAADHLLAFDRGGAVAVATRLPVGLARRGGWAGTTLRLPDPAGAVPTGSGPTGTGPAGARSPAGHAAASGSGAVRRDVFTGRVYSGDEIAVADLLDRYPVALLAPADPLVVP encoded by the coding sequence ATGGCGCGGCCGGTCAGCGCCAGCTACCGGATCCAGGTCCGCCCCGACTTCGACCTGGACCGCACCGCCGAGGTCGCCGGCTACCTGGCCGACCTGGGGGTGAGCCACCTCTACAGCGCCCCGCTGCTGGCCGCCACGCCGGGGTCCGCGCACGGCTACGACGTCGTCGACCACCGGGCGGTGAACCCGGAGCTGGGGGGCGAACCGGCCCGCCGCCGGTTGGTCGCCGCGCTGCGGGCGGCCGGCCTCGGCCTGGTCATCGACATCGTCCCCAACCACGCCGGGGTCGCCGTACCGGCGGCCAACCCGGCCTGGTGGGACCTGTTGCGCCGGGGACAGGACTCGGCGTACGCCACCTGGTTCGACATCGACTGGTCGCGGGGGCGGCTGGTGCTGCCGGTGCTCGCCGACACCCCGGACGCGCTGGCTGACCTGCGGGTCGTCGACGGCGAGCTGCGCTACCACGAGCACCGCTTCCCGCTCGCCGACGGCACCGCCGGGCCCGGGGACGACCCGGCGGCGGTGCACGACCGGCAGCACTACCGGCTGGTCTCCTGGCGGTGCGACGACCAGCTCAACTACCGGCGGTTCTTCGCGGTGTCCGGGCTGGCCGGGCTGCGGGTCGAGGAGCCGGCGGTCTTCGAGGCCACGCACGCCGAACCGTTGCGCTGGTTCGCCGCCGGCGAGGTCGACGGCATCCGGGTGGACCACCCGGACGGGCTGCGTGACCCGGCCGGCTACCTGGCCCGGCTGCGGGCCGCCGCGCCGGCCGCCTGGCTGCTGGTGGAGAAGATCCTGGAGTACGGCGAGGAGCTGCCCGACTGGCCGGTCGACGGCACCACCGGGTACGACGCCCTGGCGCAGGTCTGCGGGGTCTTCGTCGACCCGGCCGGCGAGCCCGAGCTGACCGCGTTCGACACCCGGTTCACCGGCCGGGCCACCTCCTGGCCGGAGCTGACCCACGCCACCAAGCTGGCGGCCGCGACCCGGCTGCTCGCCGCCGAGCTGGCCCGGCTGACCCGGCTGGCGCCCGAGATCACCGGCGCCGCCGAGGCGCTGGCCGAGCTGGCGGCCAACTTCCCCGTCTACCGCGGCTACCCGCCGCACGGTGCCCGGCAGCTGGCCGCGGCCCGCTCGGAGGCCGGCCGCCGCCGGCCGGACCTGGCCGGGGCGTTGGACGCCCTCGCCGCCCGGCTGCGTGACCCGGCCGACGAGTTGGCGGCCCGGTTCCCCCAGTACACCGGCGCGGTGATGGCCAAGGGGGTGGAGGACACCGCCTACTACCGGTGGAGCCGGTTCATCGCCGGCAACGAGGTGGGCGGCTCGCCGGCCCACTTCGGGGTGGCGCCGGCCGAGTTCCACCGGGCGGCGGCCCGGCGGGCGCAGCGCTGGCCGTCGGGGATGACCACCCTCTCCACCCATGACACCAAGCGCGGCGAGGATGTCCGGGCCCGGCTGGCGGTGCTGGCCGAACTGCCCGACCGGTGGACCGCCGCGGTGCGGGGGTGGGCGGAGCAGGCGCCGCTGCCCGACCCGGCGCTGGCGCACCTGATCTGGCAGACCGTCGTCGGGGCCTGGCCGATCAGCCGGGAGCGGCTGCACGCGTACGTCGAGAAGGCGGCCCGGGAGGCGGGCGTCTCGACGAGCTGGACCGAGCCGGACGTCGACTTCGAACGCGCCATGCACGCGATGGTGGACCGGATCTACGACGAGCCGACGCTGCACGAGTCGGTGGCCGCCTTCGCGGCCGGGATCACTGCGCCCGGCTGGACCAACTCGCTGGGCCAGAAGCTGGTGCAGCTCGCGATGCCCGGGGTGCCGGACGTCTACCAGGGCACCGAGCTGTGGGAGGACTCGCTCGTCGACCCGGACAACCGGCGCCCGGTCGATTTCGCCGTCCGCCGGGAGCTGCTGGACCGGATCGACGGTGGCTGGTTGCCGCCGGTCGACGCGACCGGCGCGGCGAAGCTGCTCGTGGTCTCCCGGACGCTGCGGCTGCGCCGGGACCGGCCGGAACTCTTCACCGGCTACCGGCCGCTGCCGGTCCGTGGGCCGGCCGCCGACCACCTGCTCGCCTTCGACCGGGGCGGCGCGGTCGCGGTGGCCACCCGGCTGCCGGTCGGCCTGGCCCGGCGCGGCGGCTGGGCCGGCACCACCCTGCGGCTGCCCGACCCGGCCGGAGCCGTACCGACCGGGTCGGGGCCGACCGGTACGGGGCCGGCCGGGGCCCGTTCACCCGCCGGTCACGCGGCGGCGTCCGGGTCCGGAGCCGTTCGCCGCGACGTGTTCACCGGGCGGGTCTACAGTGGCGATGAGATCGCGGTGGCCGACCTGCTCGACCGCTATCCGGTCGCGCTGCTCGCCCCCGCCGACCCGCTGGTGGTGCCATGA
- the glgX gene encoding glycogen debranching protein GlgX — MQVWPGDPYPLGATYDGMGTNFAIFSEVAESVELCLFDEWDIGTERRVPLREVDAYVWHAYLPGIEPGQRYGFRVHGRYDPANGLRCNPHKLLLDPYAKAIDGDVEWHPAVYDYEFDDPDRMSETDSAQYMPKAVVVNPYFDWGNDRPPRTPYHHSMIYEAHVRGLTRRHPDVPEELRGTYAGIAHPAVIEHLKRLGVTALELMPVHQFVHDHRLADLGLRNYWGYNTIGFFAPYHGYSAMGRLGQQTQEFRGMVKALHAAGIEVILDVVYNHTAEGNHLGPTLGFKGIDNPSYYRLAEDDRRHYVDYTGTGNSLNVRSPHSLQLIMDSLRYWVQEMHVDGFRFDLAATLAREFYEVDRLSTFFEVVQQDPVVSQVKLIAEPWDIGPGGYQVGNFPPVWTEWNGKYRDTVRDFWRGEPATLAEFASRISGSADLYQDDGRRPFHSINFVTCHDGFTLADLVAYNDKHNKANGEENRDGESHNRSWNCGVEGPTEDPDVLALRARQRRNFLATLLLSQGVPMLGHGDELGRTQQGNNNAYCQDSELAWVDWENADTHLLDFVRSLTAFRARHQVFHRRRFFTGLPVATRIAGAPLPDLAWFTPDGREMTAEDWNNDFGRAVLLFVNGEGIRERGQYGQRHVDDSFLLCFNAHDAPLDFILPGDDYGQKWQPVISTAEPASDSQELVEPGGRVRVTDRSLLVLERRP; from the coding sequence ATGCAGGTCTGGCCGGGTGACCCCTACCCGTTGGGCGCCACCTACGACGGAATGGGTACCAACTTCGCGATCTTCTCCGAGGTCGCCGAGTCGGTGGAGCTGTGCCTCTTCGACGAGTGGGACATCGGCACCGAGCGGCGGGTGCCGCTGCGCGAGGTCGACGCCTACGTCTGGCACGCCTACCTGCCCGGGATCGAGCCCGGCCAGCGGTACGGCTTCCGGGTGCACGGCCGGTACGACCCGGCGAACGGGTTGCGCTGCAACCCGCACAAGCTGCTGCTCGACCCGTACGCGAAGGCGATCGACGGGGACGTCGAGTGGCATCCGGCGGTCTACGACTACGAGTTCGACGACCCGGACCGGATGTCGGAGACCGATTCCGCCCAGTACATGCCGAAGGCGGTCGTGGTCAACCCGTACTTCGACTGGGGCAACGACCGGCCGCCGCGGACCCCGTACCACCACTCGATGATCTACGAGGCGCACGTGCGGGGGTTGACCCGCCGGCACCCGGACGTGCCGGAGGAGCTGCGCGGCACGTACGCCGGCATCGCCCACCCCGCGGTGATCGAGCACCTGAAGCGGCTGGGGGTGACCGCGCTGGAGTTGATGCCGGTGCACCAGTTCGTCCACGACCACCGGCTGGCCGACCTCGGGCTGCGCAACTACTGGGGCTACAACACGATCGGCTTCTTCGCGCCGTACCACGGCTACTCCGCGATGGGCCGGCTCGGCCAGCAGACGCAGGAGTTCCGGGGCATGGTGAAGGCGCTGCACGCCGCCGGCATCGAGGTGATCCTCGACGTGGTCTACAACCACACCGCGGAGGGCAACCACCTCGGCCCGACGCTCGGCTTCAAGGGCATCGACAACCCCAGCTACTACCGGCTCGCCGAGGATGACCGGCGGCACTATGTCGACTACACCGGCACCGGCAACAGCCTCAACGTGCGCAGCCCCCACTCACTGCAACTGATCATGGATTCGCTGCGGTACTGGGTGCAGGAGATGCACGTCGACGGCTTCCGGTTCGACCTGGCGGCCACCCTGGCCCGGGAGTTCTACGAGGTGGACCGCCTCTCCACCTTCTTCGAGGTGGTGCAGCAGGACCCCGTTGTCAGCCAGGTCAAGCTGATCGCCGAGCCGTGGGACATCGGCCCCGGCGGCTACCAGGTCGGCAACTTCCCGCCGGTCTGGACCGAGTGGAACGGCAAGTACCGCGACACCGTGCGGGACTTCTGGCGGGGCGAACCGGCCACCCTCGCCGAGTTCGCCTCCCGGATCTCCGGCTCGGCCGACCTCTACCAGGACGACGGGCGCCGGCCGTTCCACAGCATCAACTTCGTCACCTGCCACGACGGGTTCACCCTGGCCGACCTGGTCGCCTACAACGACAAGCACAATAAGGCCAACGGCGAGGAGAACCGCGACGGCGAGAGCCACAACCGGTCCTGGAACTGCGGCGTGGAAGGACCCACCGAGGATCCGGACGTGCTCGCGCTGCGGGCCCGGCAGCGCCGCAACTTCCTGGCCACCCTGCTGCTGTCGCAGGGCGTGCCGATGCTCGGCCACGGCGACGAACTGGGGCGGACCCAGCAGGGCAACAACAACGCCTACTGCCAGGACAGCGAGCTGGCCTGGGTGGACTGGGAGAACGCCGACACCCACCTGCTGGATTTCGTCCGGTCCCTCACCGCGTTCCGGGCCCGGCACCAGGTCTTCCACCGCCGCCGGTTCTTCACCGGTCTGCCGGTGGCCACCCGGATCGCCGGCGCCCCGCTGCCCGACCTGGCCTGGTTCACCCCCGACGGCCGGGAGATGACCGCGGAGGACTGGAACAACGACTTCGGCCGGGCGGTGCTGCTCTTCGTCAACGGCGAGGGCATCCGGGAACGCGGCCAGTACGGCCAGCGGCACGTCGACGACTCGTTCCTGCTCTGCTTCAACGCCCACGACGCCCCGCTCGACTTCATCCTGCCGGGCGACGACTACGGCCAGAAGTGGCAGCCGGTGATCAGCACCGCGGAACCTGCCTCCGACAGCCAGGAGCTGGTCGAGCCCGGCGGCCGGGTGCGGGTCACGGACCGCTCCCTGCTGGTCCTCGAACGGCGGCCCTGA
- a CDS encoding glycosyltransferase family 4 protein has product MTTRRVGEQLASAPCRPSPTSRSHVSMVAAPDQTGSASPDRPRRILMLSWEYPPVLVGGLGRHVHALATSLATAGHDVTVITRHADGAPLEEYTDGVRVIRAPEDPVGFALATPTLLAWTMAFNHTLTRAALRAADTSGGYDIIHAHDWLVAHTAVTLKEHLNLPLVTTIHATEAGRHQGWLPDDLNKTIHSVEHWLSHESTRLIVCSEYMRQQVTGLFDVPARRVDVVPNGVEAYRWQAPATAVADARRRFAGDGPLVTFAGRLVYEKGVQHLIAALPRLRAAHPGLRAVIAGDGPYRPALQAEVDRLGLGGTVAMPGFLGGVELPAMMAASDCFAVPSIYEPFGMVALEGAAAGAPLAVAATGGLAEIVEPGVTGVTFPHSDPDALAGAVHDLLVDQERTRTLARRARGMVRDRYGWPSIAHRTAASYDTAVALSATVTAEQVAARMANPGVAPIPEGNLLALAGAY; this is encoded by the coding sequence GTGACGACCCGACGGGTCGGTGAGCAGCTCGCGAGCGCCCCGTGCCGCCCCTCCCCCACCTCCCGTTCGCACGTATCGATGGTCGCGGCACCGGATCAGACCGGGTCCGCGTCGCCGGACCGGCCGCGCCGCATCCTGATGCTCTCCTGGGAGTACCCGCCGGTCCTCGTCGGCGGACTCGGCCGACACGTCCACGCCCTCGCCACCAGCCTCGCCACCGCCGGCCACGACGTCACCGTCATCACCCGCCACGCCGACGGCGCCCCCCTGGAGGAATACACCGACGGCGTCCGCGTCATCCGCGCCCCCGAAGACCCCGTCGGATTCGCCCTGGCCACCCCCACCCTGCTCGCCTGGACCATGGCCTTCAACCACACCCTCACCCGCGCCGCCCTCCGCGCCGCCGACACCAGCGGCGGGTACGACATCATCCACGCCCACGACTGGCTCGTCGCCCACACCGCCGTCACCCTCAAAGAACACCTCAACCTCCCCCTGGTCACCACCATCCACGCCACCGAAGCCGGCCGACACCAGGGCTGGCTCCCCGACGACCTCAACAAGACCATCCACTCCGTCGAACACTGGCTCAGCCACGAATCCACCCGCCTCATCGTCTGCTCCGAATACATGCGCCAACAGGTCACCGGGCTGTTCGACGTGCCGGCCCGCCGGGTCGACGTGGTCCCCAACGGGGTCGAGGCGTACCGGTGGCAGGCCCCGGCGACCGCGGTGGCCGACGCCCGGCGGCGGTTCGCCGGGGACGGACCGCTGGTGACCTTCGCCGGCCGGCTGGTGTACGAGAAGGGCGTGCAGCACCTGATCGCGGCGCTGCCCCGGCTGCGGGCGGCGCACCCCGGGCTGCGGGCGGTGATCGCCGGCGACGGTCCGTACCGGCCGGCGTTGCAGGCCGAGGTCGACCGCCTCGGCCTGGGCGGCACGGTCGCCATGCCCGGCTTCCTGGGTGGGGTGGAGCTGCCCGCGATGATGGCGGCCTCGGACTGCTTCGCGGTGCCCAGCATCTACGAGCCGTTCGGGATGGTCGCGCTGGAGGGCGCCGCCGCCGGTGCCCCGCTCGCGGTCGCCGCCACCGGCGGCCTGGCCGAGATCGTCGAACCCGGCGTCACCGGGGTGACCTTCCCGCACAGCGACCCGGACGCGCTGGCCGGGGCGGTGCACGACCTGCTTGTCGACCAGGAGCGGACCCGGACGCTGGCCCGCCGGGCGCGGGGCATGGTGCGGGACCGGTACGGCTGGCCGAGCATCGCGCACCGCACGGCGGCCAGCTACGACACGGCGGTGGCGCTCTCCGCCACCGTCACCGCGGAGCAGGTGGCCGCCCGGATGGCCAACCCGGGTGTCGCGCCGATCCCGGAGGGCAACCTGCTGGCACTCGCCGGCGCCTACTGA
- a CDS encoding citrate synthase: MTDVKLEHPDGQLSMPVHPAVEGPSGVGVSKLLKDTGYVTYDPGFVNTAACSSDITYIDGDAGILRYRGYPIDQLAEKSSFLEVSYLLIYGELPNATELATFTEQIRRHSLLHEEMRRFFDGFPREAHPMAVLSSAVSAISTFYQDSLDPFDAEHVQISTVRLMAKVPTIASYAYKKSIGQAMLYPDNSLNYVENFLRMTFGVPAEEYEVDPVVARVLDMLFVLHADHEQNCSTSTVRLVGSSQANLFASISAGVNALFGPLHGGANQAVLEMLEQIDADGGDVAAFVRKVKAKEQGVKLMGFGHRVYKNYDPRAAIVKQAAQDVLGRMSKPDPLLDLALQLEEIALADDFFVSRKLYPNVDFYTGLIYKAMGFPTKMFTVLFALGRLPGWIAQWREMMSDPETKIGRPRQLYTGAPERAYVPVDNR; encoded by the coding sequence ATGACGGATGTCAAACTCGAGCACCCCGACGGCCAGTTGTCGATGCCGGTACATCCCGCCGTGGAGGGGCCGTCCGGCGTCGGTGTCAGCAAGCTGCTGAAGGATACCGGATACGTCACCTACGATCCGGGCTTCGTCAACACCGCCGCCTGCTCCTCCGACATCACCTACATCGACGGTGATGCCGGCATCCTCCGCTACCGCGGCTACCCGATCGACCAGTTGGCGGAGAAGTCGTCGTTCCTGGAGGTCTCCTACCTGCTCATCTACGGTGAGTTGCCGAACGCCACCGAGCTGGCCACCTTCACCGAGCAGATCCGCCGGCACTCGCTGCTGCACGAGGAGATGCGCCGGTTCTTCGACGGATTCCCCCGCGAGGCGCACCCGATGGCGGTGCTCTCCTCCGCGGTGAGCGCGATCTCCACCTTCTACCAGGACAGCCTCGACCCGTTCGACGCCGAGCACGTGCAGATCTCCACGGTCCGGCTGATGGCCAAGGTGCCGACGATCGCCTCGTACGCGTACAAGAAGTCCATCGGACAGGCGATGCTCTACCCGGACAACTCCCTCAACTACGTGGAGAACTTCCTCCGCATGACGTTCGGGGTGCCGGCCGAGGAGTACGAGGTCGACCCGGTCGTCGCCCGGGTGCTGGACATGCTCTTCGTGCTGCACGCCGACCACGAGCAGAACTGCTCCACCTCGACGGTCCGGTTGGTCGGCTCCAGTCAGGCGAACCTCTTCGCGTCCATCTCGGCGGGCGTGAACGCCCTCTTCGGCCCGCTGCACGGCGGCGCCAACCAGGCCGTCCTGGAGATGCTGGAGCAGATCGACGCCGACGGCGGCGATGTCGCCGCGTTCGTCCGCAAGGTCAAGGCCAAGGAGCAGGGCGTCAAGCTGATGGGCTTCGGCCACCGGGTCTACAAGAACTACGACCCTCGCGCCGCGATCGTCAAGCAGGCCGCCCAGGACGTGCTCGGCCGGATGTCCAAGCCCGATCCGCTGCTGGACCTCGCCCTGCAGCTGGAGGAGATCGCGCTGGCCGACGACTTCTTCGTCTCGCGCAAGCTCTACCCGAACGTGGACTTCTACACCGGCCTGATCTACAAGGCGATGGGCTTCCCGACCAAGATGTTCACCGTGCTGTTCGCGCTCGGCCGGCTGCCCGGCTGGATCGCCCAGTGGCGGGAGATGATGTCCGACCCGGAGACCAAGATCGGCCGGCCCCGCCAGCTCTACACCGGCGCCCCCGAGCGCGCCTACGTCCCGGTCGACAACCGCTGA